One Candidatus Zixiibacteriota bacterium genomic window carries:
- a CDS encoding helix-turn-helix transcriptional regulator produces the protein MKKRKTDAVQILHNRYYKDNPKRQASLERERVNAKIARDIYQLRAKHGLTQSQLARMVRTTPSVISRLESADYPGHSLNMLQRIAAAFDQRVEVKFVPVRVRPRGTASSREQRA, from the coding sequence ATGAAGAAAAGAAAGACCGACGCGGTTCAGATTCTACATAACCGCTACTATAAGGATAATCCGAAGCGCCAGGCCTCACTGGAGCGGGAACGGGTGAACGCCAAAATTGCCCGGGATATCTACCAGCTTCGCGCGAAGCATGGACTCACCCAAAGTCAGCTTGCCCGGATGGTGAGGACCACCCCATCGGTCATTTCCCGTTTGGAAAGCGCCGACTATCCCGGTCACTCCCTCAACATGCTTCAGCGGATCGCTGCTGCCTTCGATCAGCGAGTCGAAGTGAAGTTCGTACCGGTTAGGGTTAGGCCGCGAGGAACAGCGTCGTCGCGAGAGCAGAGAGCTTAG
- a CDS encoding 2Fe-2S iron-sulfur cluster-binding protein: MVTVTINGKLVKATDGEMLLTLLRREKIDIPALCQHDAVEPYGACRLCMVEITKPEWKGWSDYVTSCLYPVADGLIVHTHSPIVIELRKTILDLMLARNPQTPLVQKLAADYGVMKTSYQEVPEPNDCILCGLCTRICDTMGFKAISAVNRGHGKEIAPPLKQAPPDCVGCLACALNCPTKYIKFTDNGTTRVIWEKSFQLIKDAKTGQPTITREFADYLIAHRNIQADYFDINDESHRKETALNMGKIAQWQREEQS; encoded by the coding sequence ATGGTCACGGTGACGATAAACGGCAAATTAGTGAAGGCGACCGACGGCGAAATGCTTCTGACGTTGCTTCGCCGCGAGAAGATCGATATCCCGGCGCTCTGCCAGCACGACGCGGTGGAGCCGTATGGTGCGTGCCGGTTGTGCATGGTAGAGATCACCAAACCGGAATGGAAAGGCTGGAGCGACTATGTCACCTCCTGCCTCTACCCTGTCGCCGACGGCTTGATCGTGCATACCCACTCCCCCATTGTGATCGAACTGCGCAAGACGATTCTGGATTTGATGCTGGCGCGCAACCCGCAGACGCCGCTCGTGCAAAAGCTGGCCGCCGATTATGGCGTGATGAAGACCAGCTATCAGGAAGTACCGGAGCCGAATGATTGCATCCTGTGCGGTCTCTGTACGCGTATCTGTGACACGATGGGGTTCAAGGCGATTTCGGCGGTCAACCGGGGTCATGGCAAAGAGATCGCCCCGCCGCTCAAGCAGGCCCCGCCCGACTGCGTGGGGTGTCTGGCGTGCGCGCTGAACTGCCCGACGAAGTATATCAAGTTCACCGACAACGGCACGACGCGTGTGATCTGGGAGAAGTCGTTCCAATTGATCAAAGACGCCAAAACCGGCCAGCCGACAATCACACGCGAATTCGCCGATTATCTGATCGCACATCGGAATATCCAGGCTGACTATTTCGATATCAATGATGAGTCACATCGCAAAGAGACGGCGCTCAACATGGGCAAGATCGCACAGTGGCAGCGGGAGGAACAGTCGTGA
- a CDS encoding type II toxin-antitoxin system RelE/ParE family toxin, with amino-acid sequence MPRTQIVFYCEANGKTPFLEWFERLTEKAQDKITVRLERLRELGHELRRPEADYLSDDIYELRVKAQAVNYRVLYFFHGRQLVVLSHGFSKQQAKVPDTEMKLAIRRRTNYRQLPHHHTYKES; translated from the coding sequence ATGCCGAGAACACAAATAGTTTTCTACTGTGAGGCCAACGGTAAAACACCATTCCTGGAGTGGTTTGAAAGACTGACGGAGAAGGCTCAAGACAAGATCACTGTCCGACTCGAACGGCTCAGGGAGCTTGGTCATGAACTTCGACGGCCGGAGGCCGATTACTTGAGTGATGACATTTACGAGCTGCGCGTGAAAGCACAGGCTGTCAACTACAGGGTACTTTACTTTTTCCACGGGCGGCAGTTGGTGGTGTTGTCACACGGGTTTTCAAAGCAGCAGGCGAAAGTACCGGACACTGAAATGAAGCTGGCGATTCGTCGCCGGACCAATTACCGACAATTGCCGCATCACCACACGTATAAGGAGTCATGA
- a CDS encoding 4Fe-4S dicluster domain-containing protein gives MNYRFIVTPVLCTGCRTCELACSFTHAIDGKPGRSRIYPLAAGFKDLYVPVVCFQCEDPACVKSCLVNAISLDEATGAYEINHDKCVKCMACIAACPFGCSLFDKQHDLVIKCDLCGGDPACAHFCPTKALTWTEIPAAKVKVAG, from the coding sequence GTGAACTACCGCTTTATCGTGACGCCGGTCCTTTGCACTGGTTGCCGAACCTGCGAGCTTGCCTGTTCATTTACGCACGCGATAGATGGCAAGCCCGGCCGAAGCCGCATCTATCCGCTCGCGGCAGGATTCAAGGATCTGTACGTGCCGGTGGTCTGTTTCCAGTGCGAAGACCCGGCCTGTGTCAAGTCATGCCTCGTGAACGCGATCTCACTTGACGAAGCGACCGGCGCTTACGAGATCAATCACGACAAGTGCGTGAAATGCATGGCGTGTATCGCGGCCTGTCCGTTTGGTTGTTCGCTGTTCGACAAGCAGCATGATTTAGTGATCAAGTGCGATCTGTGCGGTGGCGACCCCGCCTGCGCCCACTTCTGCCCCACCAAAGCGCTGACCTGGACAGAAATCCCGGCAGCGAAGGTGAAGGTGGCGGGGTAA